One Syntrophales bacterium genomic window, TCCCATCAGATTTGAAATTAATTGGTTCCAGTTTACTGAATGGCGAATATTTTCGGTAATCTGGATGTTTTGTAAACAACAATAGACCACTTCCCAATCCGTATTGGCGATACTTCGAACAAACTCTATCTAAGGTTAATGAGTCATCGGTGTCCCACATCAAGGCATCAGCACACCAAACAAGACGAACCCCATTTCGGAACAAGCGAAATCCCAATTCTTCATCCTCCCCACCATAACCTGAAAAATCTTCATCGAAAAAACCTACGCTTATCATATCTGAGCGCTCTATGGAAACGCCACAGGTTGAGAAGAAA contains:
- a CDS encoding galactosyltransferase-related protein, with the protein product FFSTCGVSIERSDMISVGFFDEDFSGYGGEDEELGFRLFRNGVRLVWCADALMWDTDDSLTLDRVCSKYRQYGLGSGLLLFTKHPDYRKYSPFSKLEPINFKSDGIRTIITKLLMRMVLLPWVAHLVRKALSMIDHLPYNPPNLLYKYVFSASYLEGVRERNTPADWNEIKGHTYNLRSRIM